In the genome of Massilia sp. W12, the window CAGTCTGCTGCGCAATATTCTGATGCCGCAGGGCTATCAGATTTTTGTCGCCACCAGCGGTGAAATGGCCTTGCGCAGCGCGCTGCAAAACCGCCCTGCCCTGGTTTTACTGGATGTGATGATGCCCGGCATGGATGGCTTCGCCACCTGTCGCGCCTTTAAGCAACAAGCCGAATTGGCGCACATCCCGATTATTTTCGTGACCGCCAAAACCGAGACCGAAGACGTGGTGGCGGCGTTTAACGCCGGCGCAGTGGACTATATCAGCAAGCCCTTGCGGATTGAGGAAGTATGTGCGCGCGTCTCCACCCATATCCGCTTGCAAGAGGTGGCGAATGAGCAGGCGGCGCAAGCCGAATTGATGCGCGCGATTGTGAATAATATGGCGGAAGGCATGTTGCTCTTGCAAGCCGATGGCGTGATCCGCATGGCCAATCCGGCCAGCCACCATATGCTGGGATATTCTGAAGAACAATTACAGGGGCGGCATATTTTCGATTTGTTTGAATTAAGCCAATGCCATCAAATCCTGGCCAGCATGAATCCGCCGCCCACCTCGCGCCAGAGCTTCAGCCTGAGCGGTTTTGGCACGCGCGAAGTGAATGCGCGCAGTAAATACGGACAAACGCTGGCGCTGGACTTGACCTTAAGCCCGATGTTTATTCAGGAAGCGCTGTTTATTGCGCTCTTGCACGATATCAGTCAGCACAAAGAATCCGAACAGGCCCTGCGCCAGCTGGCGCATATGGATCGCCTGACAAATATCGCCAACCGGCGCCATTTTGACCAGTATCTGCAGAAAGAATGGCAGCGCGCCCGGCGCAACCGGCAGCCGCTCTCCCTGCTGGTGCTGGATGTGGATCATTTCAAACAATATAACGACAGCCTGGGGCACTTAGCCGGCGACAGCTGTCTGCAGCAAGTGGCGCAGGCGCTGCAGGCTTTGGCCAAACGTCCGGGCGACTTGCTGGCCCGTTTCGGCGGTGAGGAATTTGTTTTGCTGTATGCGGAAGCGGATCAGGCCTGCGCGATGAATCTGGCGGAACAGGCGCGCCAAGCCGTATTGCAATTACAGTTACAGCACCCGGCAAGCAATACGCCATTGAGCGTGAGCATAGGCTGCTGCACTTTTTATCCGGATGAGACGCGCGAACCGGAATCGCTGTTCGCCAGCGCCGACCAGGCCCTGTATCAGGCCAAGCATGACGGGCGCAACTGTGTGCGTTGCGCCGCTGACAGCCAGACCGCGCCTTCGTCTGCTTAAATCAATTTCTTCAACACTTTGGAGAGCATGGCAAAGCGCGGGCCATACGGCGGGCGTAAAAGGAACATGCCATTTAACCAGGGTTGCTGGAACACCGGCTTTTGCTTGGAGAAGGTCAGGAAACCATATTCCCCATGATAAGCCCCCATGCCGGAGGGGCCGACCCCGCCGGTGGGCACATCTTCCTGCCCGAAATGCCAGATGCAATCATTCACCGTCACGCCGCCGGCAATGGTGTTGCTCAATACATGGTCGCGCGCGCGCATATCGCTGCCCATGAAATACAAGGCCAGCGGGCGCTCATGGCGGTTGATATAGTCCAGCGCCTGTTCCAGCTTGTCGTAGGTCAGCACAGGCAACAGCGGGCCGAAGATTTCTTCCTGCAAAATGCGCATCTCATCGGTAGCGCCTAACACCAGGGTCGGGGCCAGCATGCGCGCTGCCGGATCCAGGGTTTCATGTTCCGGGTTGATTTCAATCACTTGCGCGCCGTGCGCATGGGCATCATCGAGCAGACTGCGCAAGCGCTGGTAATGGCGCTCAGAAATAATGCTGGTGTAATCCGGATTATTGGCGATGCGTGGAAACATACGCACCGTGGCGCGTTTGAAGGCGTCGATAAATTCCTGCAATTTGTCTTTCGGCACAAACACATAGTCCGGCGCGACACAAGTCTGGCCGGCATTGAACAGCTTGCCGTGCGCCACCCGCGCCGCCGTCTCTTCAATTTCAGCCGAGCTGTGCACCAGCACCGGCGATTTGCCGCCCAATTCCAGCGTGACCGGGGTCAGATTGCGCGCCGCCGCCTGCGCCACCAGACGCCCGACCTGGGTAGAACCGGTGAACAATAAATGATCAAAGGGCAGCTCGGAAAATGCGCGGCCAACTTCGGCATCGCCAGTGACTACCGCCATTTCATCGCTGCGGAAAAACTCAGCCACCATTTTTTGCAGCAAGGCGGCAAAACGCGGCGTCAATTCAGAAGGTTTGATCAAGACCCGGTTGCCGGCGGCCAGCGCGCCGACTGCCGGCGCCAGGGCCAATTGATAGGGATAATTCCAGGGGGCGATCACGCCGACCACGCCTAAGGGTTGGCGCATGATGCGGTTGGAGCCGGGTTGAAAATACAGTGCGGTAGGGGCGCGTCTGGTGCGCATCCAGCTGCTCAAATGTTTTATCGCGTGGCGCGCCGCTGCTTCCACCAGCATGGTGTCGGCCAGCATGGTGAGTTGCGGCGCGCGGTTGCCAAAATCTGCGGAAATGGTCTGCGCCAATTCATCTGCATATTTGCGCGTCATCAATTCCACCCGGCGCAAGCGGTCTTTGCGCACTGCCTTGGATGGGATCATCTCGGCTTGAAAAGCCTGTTGCTGCGCCGCGAACAGGTTTTTCAATTCCTGCAAAGGGGCTTGGGCTGTGGTGGGAAATTTGAGCACGCTGTCCATTTGTCTGTCCTTATTTCTTGTGCGCGGTGTGGCATGAATTTGCGCGGCAAGCGCAATGAAGCGCACAAGATAGCACAGGCGCAGGCCGGGCAGCTTAGTGCGCGCACTCCAATCAAGCTTGCAAACCCTGGCGCAAACGTTCGGCGATTTGCGGCGCGCTGGCATACGGGTCGCGCGGATTATTCCCCTGCAACACATCCTCCATGCGCTCTTGCACCCCCTGCAGGGCGTCGGGATGCGAGTAAATATAAAACCGCCCTTGTTCGATCGCGCCAAAGGTCAGCTGCGCCACTTTCTGCGCGCTGACGTGGGACGATTTGACCGCTTTATCGACCATGTTTTGCGCCAATAACTGGCTGTTGCTGGGCGCTTGCGCATTTTGCAAATCCGCCGGACGCTGCAAATGTGAACGGCTGATGCCGGTGCTGACAAAGTACGGACACAAGACCGAAACCGCAACCGCCTTGCACTGCAATTGCAAATCCTGGAACATGCTTTCGCTCAAAGCCACCACCGCATGCTTGGAAACATTATAGGCGCCCAACAAAGGCGCGTTGAGCAAGCCGGCCATCGAAGCGGTATTCACAATATGCGCTTGATAATTGGCATCGTCCCGCGCTGCTTGCAACATGCGCGGGGTGAAGTATTTCACGCCATGAATCACGCCCCACAGATTCACGCCCAAAACCCACTCCCAATCGGCCAGCGAGTTTTCCCACAGCAAACCGCCACAGCCGACGCCGGCATTATTAAACAGCAGGTGCACCGCGCCGAATTCAGTAAACGCCGCATCAGCCCAGGCCTGCACCTGCTCCGCTTTGCTGACATCGCACAAGGAACACAACACCCGGTGACCCTTGGCGCGCAATTCATCGGCAAACGCGTGCAAGGGTTCTTCTTGCACATCGGCTAAGGCCAAATGCATGCCGCGCGCGGCTGCTTCGAGTGCAAATTCGCGCCCGAAACCACTGGCGGCGCCGGAAATGGCCGCCACTTTATTACTGAATTCACGCATAGGTTTCTCCTGTTTTCCCGGATCAATTCAAGCCAGCACGGCGGAAACCCCGCCATCCACCGCCAACACCTGGCCGGTAATATGTTTGCCGGCAGCGCTGGCGAATAAGAGCGCAGCGCCCTTCAAATCATCTTCATCGCCCAAACGCTGCAGCGGCGCATGGCGGCTTAAGGCTTCAGCGCCATATTGCTGCAACACGCCTTGCGTCATGCGCGAAGGGAAAAAACCGGGCGCCAGGGCATTCACCGTGACGCCATATTGACCCCATTCAGCAGCCAGGGCGCGGGTGAAATTGATCAGGCCGGCTTTGGAAGTGTTATAGGCCAGGGTTTTCATGGTGTCCGGGGCATTCCCGGCCAAACCGGCAATCGAAGCGATATTGATGATGCGGCCATGGCGCTGCGCAATCATGGCGCGCCCTAGCGCCTGCGAGAGTAAAAACACGCTGCGCAGATTCAAATTCATCACCTTATCCCAAGCCGCCAGCGGATAGTCCTGGGCCGGCGCGCCCCAGGTGGCGCCGGCGTTATTCACCAGAATATCGACCTTGCCCAAGCGCGCCATGGCCCCATCGGCGCAGGCTGCCACGCCCTCTTCCGCGCCCAGATCAGCGGCCAGCCAGTCCGCGTCTTGCACGCCCGCCTCGCGCAAAGCGGCGCAGGCCTGCTCCAATTCCGCCTGCTTGCGCGCAACCAGCAGCACGCGCGCGCCCTGTTCGCCCAAGGCCTGGGCGATTTGCAGCCCCAGCCCGCGTGAGCCGCCGGTGACGACTGCGGTTTGTCCGTGCAAATCAAATAATTGCGCCACCCGCATCTTATTCTCCGCTCAGATAATCCATACATTGGCGCTCTTGCCGCACGGCGCCGATAAAGTCTTTGATCTTCACATGCTCAGGATGCGATTGATAGGCGTCGAGCGCCGCTTTATCGCTGAATTCACTGTACAACACCACATCATAGGTGGCTTCCAGACCGTCGCTGGCCAAAGCCACTTCAAATTTCAACGTGCCCGGCGTCAAATCGGCGCATGACAGCAGCAAAGCTTTGAGTTTTTGCGCGTTCTCAGCACGGCTGGCGCCTTCAGCAAAATCCTTTAATTTCCACATCACGATATGTTTGAGCATGACCTTCTCCAGCTGGCAAAAAAAGCCAGCATAGCACAGCGCCGCCAGCCCGCCGTGCGCGCCTCATGTGAAAAAAATTGTCTGCCTGACAGCCATGCAAGCTTTGCGTAAGGTTTCGCGCTGACACTGTTGGCAAGGATGGCAGCAAAACATCCTTGCACCTGGTGAAACCGGCGCCGCCGGATTCTGAGGAAGGGGACACGTAAGACAAGCGAAAAGCACAACGTGGCCAGTTGAAGTCTGCCAGCGCTGCGGGGCACAGCAAGCCCGTCAAAGCGCTGGCGCAATGCAGGGGACAAACAAAATGAGCAATATTCCTATGGACGCGGCCAACCGTGTCGGCAGCGTCAAGGCCGCAAGCAGCGAAGGCATGAGCAAAGAAGAGAAGAAGGTGGTGTTCGCCTCTTCGCTGGGCACTGTGTTTGAGTGGTATGACTTTTATCTGTATGGGGCCTTGGCGACCATCATCGCCAAGAAATTTTTCGCCGGCACAGATCCGAATACCGCCTTTATTTTCGCCCTGCTGGCGTTTGCCGCAGGTTTTATCGTGCGTCCCTTCGGCGCGCTGGTGTTTGGCCGCCTGGGCGATATGATTGGGCGCAAATACACCTTCCTGGTGACAATGGCCTTGATGGGCGGCTCGACCTTTCTGGTCGGCATGCTGCCCAGTTACGCCACGCTGGGGATTGCCGCCCCCATCATTCTGGTGTTCTTGCGCATCATTCAAGGCTTAGCCCTGGGCGGTGAATACGGCGGGGCCGCCACCTATGTGGCTGAACATGCGCCGCACGGCAAGCGCGGTTTATTCACCTCCTGGATTCAAACCACCGCCACCATGGGCTTATTCCTGTCCCTGCTGGTGATTTTAGGCACGCGCACGCTGTTAGGCGAAGCCGCTTTTGCTGAATGGGGCTGGCGCATTCCCTTCCTGCTGTCGCTGGTTTTGCTCATGTTTTCGCTCTGGATCCGGCTCTCCATGAATGAATCGCCGGCCTTTTTGCGCATGAAAGCCGAAGGTAAGACCTCCAAAGCGCCGCTGTCTGAATCCTTCCTGGTGTGGGGTAATCTGAAGCTGGTGATTTTCGCCCTGCTGGGCTTAACCGCCGGGCAAGCCGTGGTCTGGTACACCGGCCAGTTTTACGCCCTGTTCTTCCTGACCCAGACCTTGAAAATAGATCCGGTCACAGCGAATATTCTGATCGCGCTGGCGCTGCTGGTCGGCACCCCGTTTTTCATCGTATTCGGTTCGCTGTCTGACAAAATCGGGCGCAAGCCGATTATTCTTGGCGGCTGCCTGCTGGCGGCAATCACCTATTTCCCGGTGTTTAACGCCATCACCCACTATGGCAACCCGAAACTGGAACAGGCTTTACTGAATTCGCCGGTGGTGGTCAGCGCTGATCCGGCCTCTTGCCAATTCCAATTCAACCCGACCGGACAAAAGAAATTCACCAGCTCTTGCGATATCGCCAAGAAAGCCCTGGCTGATGCTTCGGTGAATTACAAAAATGAAATCGCCCCGCCCGGCAGTGTCGCCACCATCAAAGTGGGAGATAAACAGATTGCCGCATTTGACGCCGTATTGACGCCGGATGGCTTGAATTTCAGCAAGGAAAGCAAAGCCCAGGAAGACGCCTTCAAGAAACAATTGGGCGGCGTTATCAAGGCTGCCGGCTACCCGGAAAAAGCCGATCCTGAACAGATCAACAAAACCATGCTGTTCCTGCTCTTGCTGTATCTGGTGATTTTGGTGACGATGGTGTACGGCCCGATTGCCGCGATGCTGGTGGAAATGTTCCCCACCAAAATCCGTTACAGCTCTATGTCCCTGCCCTACCACATCGGCAATGGCTGGTTTGGCGGCTTGCTGCCCACCATTTCCTTCGCGCTGGTGGCATACAAAGGCGATATCTTCTATGGCCTGTGGTATCCGATTGTGGTGGCCACCATCACGGCGGTATTAGGCTTGCTGTTTGTGCGTGAAACAGTGCATCACGATATCAATCAGCACGATTGAAGCCGGGGTTGATGCTGCCGACACAAAAACAGCCCGGCGCCGGGCTGTTTTTATTTCAGGCAAAGTGCAGATCAAGCCTTGCGGCGACGCGCCAGTGCGCCCAATACGCTCAAGCCGCCCAACATCATGGCCCAGGTTTCGGCTTCCGGCACCGCTGCGATTTGGAAATTGGCTTGCAAGGCGCCCACATTGTCGGCGTAGTAACCCGGCGCGGCATTGAAGTTGTAAGCGTCCACAAAACCCAGATACAGGCGCGATGCATTGGAAGGCGCAATAAATTGCTGGATCTGGCCTTGCGCATTGCGGCCATCGCCAATGAAGAAGGTTTGACCGATTTGCGGCGCCAGTTGGCTGAAGTCATTCGCATCCGAGAAATTCAGCACAGCCGGGGCCGTCGCGCCCGGCGCGGCATCCGACAGGAAAACCCCGACCATGAACATAAAACGGTCGCTGTGGTTGACGCCGCTGATACCGCCAAAAGACGGCACCAGCGTGCGCCAGCGCGCGCCATCCGCACCGGCCATGCCGCCATTCGGGCCGCAGCAGCCAATCTGACCGCTCACGCTGGAAAAGGTCAGCACATTGCCAGCCGAGGCGGTGAAGTTATAGGCCGCCGGCAGCAAACCTGCGCCGCCGCCGCCCGGGGCTGGCGCGACACTCAAACCGGCGCCAAAGATATTCGATTTCGCATCCACCGTCATCGTCACGGCCTGGGCTTGCGCGCCGGCGAAGAACAAAGAAGCGGCCAATACGCTGAATTGCAGTTTTTTCATGAATACTCCTGTGTGGGGTGATTGTTTTGATGCTGTGGTTGATATTTCCGGTGGCTGTACGCCATTTGTTTTCATTGTTTTGATCATGCCACAGGGCAATATTCTGACTTTTTCCTTGCAAGATGGCAAGCACAGTCCGGAAAGTTTCTTGTTTTACAGATGCAGAGTAGCAAACTATGGCACACAGTGTGAAAATGTTAAACTTTCAGCAAAAACAGATCGCACAAGCAGGAAAAGCGGGGAGAAGTAACTTGAGGTAGATAGCAAAAAAGCCCGCTGTGAGCGGGCTTTTGGCGTCATGCGGCTGCATGATAAAATATTCTGGTTGCGGGGGCAGGATTTGAACCTACGACCTTCGGGTTATGAGCCCGACGAGCTGCCAGACTGCTCCACCCCGCGTCTGATGTAAGAATAATACAACAGCCTCCAAATTTTCGCAAGCATATCCGTCATTATTGTGAAGCTGTTACACTGTTTACTGCGTCAGACCAAGGTTTTGGCTGTCATCACCATCAAAAAATAGCCAAAATATCAATGTTTTTTGTGTTTTTCCCAAGAAAGTCTCTTTTTTTCGGCAACAAAAGCAATAAAGCGGTGTACAAACGTTTGCGCCTGCGCTTTTCTGCATCCGGCCAAGCAATCTGCCGCAAAATCTGCTATACACATAGGTGATGCTTGCGCATCACTGTTGTTCGATGTTTTTAGAAGTCACTCCAATGAAATTTTGTTCAGAATGCGCGCACCCGGTTGAGCTGCTGGTGCCCGAAGGCGACAACCGCCCCCGTTATGTGTGCGCCCAGTGTGCAACCATCCACTACCAAAATCCGAAAATGGTGATCGGCTCCATTCCCATCTGGGAAGAAGCAGGCGAAGTCGCCGTCTTGCTGTGCCGGCGTGCCATCGAGCCGCGCTACGGCAAATGGACCCTGCCGGGCGGGTTTATGGAAAACAATGAAACCACCTGGGCCGCTGCAATTCGCGAAACGCAGGAAGAATCCGGGGCCGATGTCGAGCTGCGCACCCTGTTTGCGCTCTTGAATGTGCCGCAAGTGCATCAAGTGCATATGTTTTACCTGGCGCGCCTGAAAAATCTCGACTTTTGCGCCGGCGAAGAAAGCCTGGAAGTGCGCCTGTTCAACCATGCAGACATCCCCTGGGACGAACTGGCCTTCCCGACCATCCGCAAGACCCTGAAATTTTTCTTTGAAGACTATGCCAAAGTGCAGGCAGGTGATGGCGACTATGGTTTTCACACCCACGACATCATCAAACGCCAGAACCGGCCAGATTTTTAAACCATGAATTTATGGATTGATGAAGACCAGCCCCTGCCGCCGCCGGAAGCCGCGCTGGGGCATGACACCGATGCGCCGGGCTTGCTGGCGATCACCCGCAGCTTGGACGCCGCGCGCCTGCAGCAAGCTTATCTGCAAGGCATCTTCCCCTGGTATGGCGAGAATATGCCGGTGCTGTGGTGGAGCACAGACCCGCGCATGGTCTTATACACCAGCGAATTCAAAATCTCCCCCTCCTTACAGAAAACCCTGCGCAAAGTGGCGCGCGATACACGCTGGGAAGTCCGCATGGATCATGATTTCGCCGCCGTGATGCGGGCCTGCGCTGCGCCGCGCGAAGGTCATGACGGCACCTGGATCAACCAAGACATCATCGCCGGCTATTGCGCCTTGCATGCGCAAGGCATGGCGCACAGCGTCGAAACCTGGTTTGACGGCGAGCTGGTGGGCGGGGCCTACGGGGTGGCGCTGGGACGCATGTTTTATGGCGAATCGATGTTTGCGCGCAAAAGCGACGCTTCCAAGATTGCGCTGGCGCATCTGGTCGATTTTTTACAAAAGCATGACGTGAAAATGATAGACTGCCAGCAGGAAACCGCCCATTTGGCCAGTCTCGGCGCCCGCCCGATTGCGCGTGCAGAATTTCTGCAACATTTGCGCGCTGCGGTGCAACTGGCCCCGATTGCCGAATGGCGTTTGCCTTCACACATTGCAGGCCAACCTTGAACTTTCAGGCAAACCATGAGCAATCTGAAAGATTTGCCCTACGCCAGACTGCAGTTCTACGCCACAGCGCCCTATCCGTGCAGCTATTTGGACGGGCGGCAGGCGCGCAGTCAGGTCGCCACGCCATCCAATCTGATCGGCGACGATGTGTACGCCATGCTGATTCAACATGGCTTCAGGCGCAGCGGAGTCTTCACCTACCGCCCGCACTGCGATGGCTGCCAGGCTTGCATTCCGGTGCGGGTGGAAGCCTTGCGTTTCACACCGCGCCGCAGTCAGCGCCGCGCCTGGCAGAAGCACGCTGACTTGCAAACCCGGGTGATGCCGCTGGACTTCATCGCCGAACATTACGCACTGTATTTGCGCTATCAAAATGCGCGCCACGCCGGCGGCGGCATGGATGCCGACAGCCGCGACCAATACGCGCAATTTCTCTTGCAAAGCCGGGTCAATACCCGCTTAGTCGAATTCCGCAGCCCGGATGGCGTCCTGCGCATGGTCTCTATTATTGATATCTTGCAAGATGGTCTGTCCTCGGTGTACACCTTCTTTGATCCTGATGTGCCCGGCGCCTCCTATGGCGCTTACAACATCCTGTGGCAGATCGAGCGCGCCAGAAACGCCGCCCTGCCCTTTGTGTATCTGGGCTACTGGATTGCGCAAAGTCGCAAGATGTCATACAAAATCCGCTACCAGCCGCTGCAAGCGCGCATCAATGGCGCCTGGCAAGCCTTGCCGGCGGATGCGCTGAGCGGATTCGATCCGCAAGATTTGTCAGACGCGCAAGCCGGCAACCCTGAGCCGGGCGACTTTCTTTCTGCTTGAGCGCTGCCGCCGCCTGTTACAATGGCGGCTTTCTTTCCAGCCACACGCCTGCCATGTCATTTCTGTACTCATTGGCGCGTCCCATGCTGTTTGGCATGGACGCCGAAGACGCCCATCATTTCACCTTGCGCAATTTGGCGCGTGCAGAGCGCGCCGGCCTCACCGCCCTGCTCAGCCGCCCGCCGGCCGATCCGCGCCGCGTGATGGGCATCAACTTCCCCAATCCGGTCGGCTTGGCTGCCGGTCTGGATAAAGACGGCGCCTGTATCGATGGCTTGGCCGCGCTGGGTTTTGGTTTTATCGAAATCGGCACCGTAACGCCGCGCGCGCAAGCCGGCAATCCGCGCCCGCGCATCTTCCGCCTGCCGGCCAAACAAGCCTTGATCAACCGCATGGGTTTTAATAATGGCGGGGTGGACGCCTTTGTCGCCAACGTGCAGCAATCCCGCTTTTATCAGGAAAAGCGCGGCGTGCTGGGCTTGAATATCGGCAAAAACGCTGACACCCCGATTGAAAAAGCGGTCGATGACTATTTGCTGTGTCTGCAAAAAGTCTATCCCTATGCCGACTATGTGACAGTCAACATCTCCTCGCCGAACACCAAAAACCTGCGCCAATTGCAAGGCGAATCCGAACTCGATGCGCTCTTGCACGCGCTCAAAGAAGCGCAATTGCGCCTGGCTGATCAATACAAACGCTACGCCCCGCTGGCGCTGAAAATCGCGCCCGATCTGGATCAAGAGCAAATCAAGGCGATTGCCGCGCTCTTGCTCAAACACAAAATCGACGCTGTGATCGCCACCAACACCACTTTACAGCGCGATGCAGTGCAAGGCTTGCCGCATGCCAGTGAAACCGGCGGACTGTCCGGCGCGCCGGTGCGCAGCCTGTCTGACGCTGTGGTGCGCGGTCTGCGCGCCGAATTGGGGACAGAAATCCCGATTATCGGCGTAGGCGGCATTTTGTGCGGGGCCGATGCGCAGGCCAAGATGCAAGCCGGGGCCAGCCTGGTGCAAGTGTACTCCGGCCTGATTTACCGTGGCCCTGCGCTGGTGACGGAGTGCGCCGCCGCAGTGCGCCAAAACTGAGCTTTGCGCAAGCGCCCACCCTGCCCCCGGCGCAGCCAACGCTGCGCGGGGCAGGCCTGCACATCCCGGAAAAGATGACATCCAGCACAAGCTTATCCTTTTTTTACGCATGCAAAAATGCGGCAATGCCGCTGTTTGCGCCTATAATGCGCTACCTGTAGCCGCCCCCGGCTTAGCACAGCATCCCCAACCCCCGTAATGCAGTGAGAGAGAAAGACATGAGACAAAGCCCGAATACCCCGGCAGTACTCAGCCTGATCGGCAACACCCCGCTGGTCGAAGTCACCCGTATTGACACCGGCCCCTGCCAATTGTTTTTAAAACTCGAATCACAAAACCCCGGCGGCTCAATCAAAGACCGCGTCGGCCTGGCCATGATCGAAGCAGCGGAAAAAGAAGGCAAGCTCAAACCCGGCGGCACCGTGATTGAAGCCACCGCCGGCAATACCGGCCTGGCCCTGGCCCTGGTGGCGCGCGCCAAAGGTTATAAAGTGGTGCTGGTGGTGCCGGACAAAATGTCTTCGGAAAAGATTTTGCATCTGCGCGCGCTCGGCGCGACAGTCTATCTGACCCGCTCCGATGTCGGCAAAGGCCACCCCGAATACTATCAAGACTATGCCGCGCGTCTGGTCAAAGAAATCCCGGACGCCTTCTATGTTGACCAATTCAACAACCCCAACAACCCGCTGGCGCACGAAACCACCACCGGTCCGGAAATCTGGGCGCAAACCGCGCACAATGTGGACGCCGTGGTGTGCGGCGTCGGTTCCGGCGGCACCATGGCCGGCCTGTCCACCTTCTTCCGCCGCGTCAATCCGGATCTGGAAATGGTGCTGGCTGACCCGGTCGGCTCGATTCTGTGCGAATACATCGAACACGGCAAAATCA includes:
- a CDS encoding quinone-dependent dihydroorotate dehydrogenase is translated as MSFLYSLARPMLFGMDAEDAHHFTLRNLARAERAGLTALLSRPPADPRRVMGINFPNPVGLAAGLDKDGACIDGLAALGFGFIEIGTVTPRAQAGNPRPRIFRLPAKQALINRMGFNNGGVDAFVANVQQSRFYQEKRGVLGLNIGKNADTPIEKAVDDYLLCLQKVYPYADYVTVNISSPNTKNLRQLQGESELDALLHALKEAQLRLADQYKRYAPLALKIAPDLDQEQIKAIAALLLKHKIDAVIATNTTLQRDAVQGLPHASETGGLSGAPVRSLSDAVVRGLRAELGTEIPIIGVGGILCGADAQAKMQAGASLVQVYSGLIYRGPALVTECAAAVRQN